The Microcaecilia unicolor chromosome 6, aMicUni1.1, whole genome shotgun sequence genome includes a window with the following:
- the MRPL37 gene encoding 39S ribosomal protein L37, mitochondrial, with protein sequence MAVAGLWHCRCTSPLSVGHRFLSVSAALSGQYVPPPPKRKVYDIPGLEPITYADRMYYVPGLAKPKFDPWIKDWHDPFHSLGAAPKEQIHYKEKPCYVFHQRTKLLEGVKQALWLSKSKLIEGLPSKILDITEDPAHQITDQDERVQNIIRRARFWSSTEVRPTRETFCPTLLQDLLHLCSSLTSCYPSLFQRMLAENYQPAATWHRESHLLQVRGINGWLLSAKRPLAPLASRDEILATENHVLETFYPIAPIIDLQAVQVYLEKNDSGFQAGYPYPHPHTVYFSNSDIKGKRYKEAHLQSKMIMFAFGNALAKAKALYGDDSKILEHPVVVQSVGTDGRTFQFVVFQLNTMDLDASDGVKNLIWMDSNQPLYEYAKCLPKKRKREIVVPAGLSGYQPGTFKKFLALYLHGAV encoded by the exons ATGGCCGTAGCCGGCCTCTGGCACTGTCGTTGCACCAGTCCCCTGTCTGTGGGCCACCGGTTCCTGTCCGTATCAGCGGCCCTGTCAGGTCAATATGTCCCGCCTCCGCCGAAACGTAAAGTGTATGACATTCCCGGGCTAGAGCCCATCACTTATGCAGACCGAATGTATTATGTGCCTGGTCTGGCAAAACCCAAATTCGACCCGTGGATTAAGGACTGGCACGATCCCTTCCATAGTTTAGGCGCTGCCCCCAAGGAGCAGATACATTACAAAGAGAAGCCCTGCTACGTGTTCCACCAAAGGACCAAGCTGCTGGAAG GAGTAAAGCAAGCACTTTGGCTGAGCAAGTCAAAGTTAATAGAGGGTTTACCTTCGAAAATCCTTGATATTACTGAAGATCCAGCTCACCAAATAACCGATCAGGATGAGAGAGTTCAGAACATTATTCGCCGTGCGCGCTTCTGGAGCTCCACTGAAGTACGACCAACTAGGGAGACTTTTTG ccCTACCCTTTTGCAGGACTTGTTGCATTTGTGCAGCTCCCTGACTAGCTGTTACCCATCACTGTTCCAGAGGATGTTGGCAGAAAACTACCAGCCAGCAGCTACCTGGCACAGAG aatCACATCTTTTACAGGTACGCGGCATAAACGGTTGGTTGCTGAGTGCCAAGAGACCGCTGGCACCTCTGGCCTCCAGGGATGAAATCCTGGCCACTGAGAACCATGTTCTGGAGACCTTCTATCCCATTGCTCCTATCATTGATCTTCAAGCAGTTCAAGTTTATTTGGAGAAGAATGATTCAG gttttcaggctggaTACCCCTATCCTCATCCACATACAGTATATTTCTCCAATAGCGACATCAAAGGCAAGCGATATAAAGAAGCACATCTGCAAAGCAAGATGATAATGTTTGCTTTCGGGAATGCTCTGGCCAAGGCGAAAGCTCTGTATGGA gATGACAGCAAGATTTTGGAGCATCCAGTGGTAGTGCAGAGCGTGGGTACAGATGGCAGGACCTTCCAATTCGTGGTGTTTCAGTTAAATACAATGGACTTGGACGCCAGTGACGGAGTCAAAAACTTAATCTGGATGGATTCTAACCAGCCTCTGTATGAGTATGCCAAGTGCctgccaaaaaaaagaaaaagagaaattgtG GTTCCTGCGGGATTGTCTGGTTATCAGCCTGGGACCTTCAAGAAGTTTCTGGCTTTGTACTTGCATGGAGCTGTGTGA